The sequence below is a genomic window from Prochlorococcus marinus CUG1438.
GTTACTAGGGACATTAAATGTCTAAACGGGTATACTATAACAAAAAATTGCTCACAAATATTCAAAAAGACTGTAGAACCTTAATAATTTTCTTGATGTGTATAATTTGGAACTAAATCCACCAAATTTATTGTGTTTATTACCTGATAATTACTAATAAACAAATTCAAAAATTTGCGTAAATATTACATTAATCTGAATGTATGATTTATTAGGAAATTTATGAAAAAACTATATATTTTATTTTCATTTATTATTTTTGTAATCCCACTTTTTTTATCTACAAGTAAAAATAATAGACTTCGCTTTATTTCTCTAGTTAATAGATACAATTACAACAAAAATTATCCAAAAGAGTCTTATTTTTCGACTTCTTTAAAAGATATTGTGCCTTGCCCAAAAGAAAGTACAAATATTGCATATTTTGGGCAAAGTAATCATGGCAATATTATAAAAAGAGAAAAAACCTTAGATGTAACTTATAAAAATGTCTTTTCCTATGATTGGAGGTTAGGAGTTTGTTCAAAGTATAAAGAACCTCTAGTAGGAGTTGATGGTCGTGCTGGTGGGTTTGGACATGTGTCATCAGATACTATTAATAGTCTTAAAAAAAATTATGATTTTTCTGAAAATATAGTTGTTCTAGGATTTTCAAAAGGTGGAACAAAAGCACAAGATTGGGTGGATGGCCCCTTTGCGGACAAATTTAACTTTTTTTTGAAAAGGTTAAAAAAAGATGATATCAAGATTGATTATGTTTTTTGGCATCAAGGAGAGTCAGAAATTAAAAATGCAAATAGAATTTATTATCAAAATTACACTAAAGATATTCAATTGATATTTAAAAAGTTTCTTACAACTTCAAGTAGAACAAAAATTGGTATGGCTTTAGTTAGCGTTTGTAAATCTGAGAAAAGTAAATCTTTAATAAAATCTCAACGTTCAATAATCCAAGAAAATAGTAAAGTCTTTTTGACATTAAACACTGATAAGCTTGGAGATATTTATAGATATGATGGATGTCATTTTAATTCTTTAGGAGCTTCAGTAATTGGAAAAAAATATGCAGCTTTTATAAACAAATTTAATAAATGAAAAGTGATGTTACTAAATTTTTACTTATTTCTAAACTTAGAAACAATAAATAGAAATCCATAATATGCCTTTAAATTTTATTTGCTCACAAGACTAATTTCAATGTAATAGTTATCGTTTTACTTTTTAATTTAAATTATCCAATAAGATAAATACATTTATAGTAGCTCCTTAACTTATTTTTTATTTTGAACAAAATTAAAATAAAAATTTCAAAAATGCTTATTGTGCTAATTTTAAAAATAAATTGAAGTTTTCTCTTTAAGTATTAATTAAAATTCAACTATCCGAAATTAATATTTTTTTGAAATAAACCAAATAAGTTGTTACCAACAATGGCTGCTATTATTAGGGCGAAGGCAACTATTGCGAAAAGAACACTCACATCTTTAATATCATAAGGAGCTTTAAATAAAGGTTTCTGGTCAGCCATGGATATCAAAACTATAAATGCAATTAAATCATAGTAGTTTAATTCTTTTGAGAAGTATTAAGTGATTTTTTAATATAATTTTGGACAAAAAAAAGCCACAAAAAGTGGCTTTTTTGATGAGTTTATTGAACTAGCTTGTATAAGCTTTTCCTCTGTAAGTTAGTTCGTTGTGCTGCTTCTTAGCAACTTCTTTGTTTTGGACGTACTTTTGCCCTCTGTAAATTAGAGTCATTTTTTAAGCTCCGGTTTCGCTTAAGTCCCCGTTCCATGGCTTAAGTCGATTTGCGGCTTGCTAAACGCAAGTTGAACGTTTTGGTAGCGGTTGCTACAAATTTATAATAACATCACATGAAATTAATTGTCTAGGCTTTTTCTAAATAAATTTAATATTTTAATGATCAAATTAGGTTCCTAGACAAAAATAGTTACTTTTATCATTATCCAGTTTTCTACAGGTTACATTTTGTTCGTTTTTGAGAAGTATTTTTTATTTAATGAGCTTTTATATGTAAAATTCTTAGGATTATAAAAATTGTTTTATGTTTTCTAAAAGCAAAAAACCTACAGTAAAAAAATCTGCAATAAATGAAGAGACTCCATTATTTGCTCAATTACTTCCATTCGCTAACAGAATGAATGATAAAGTTCAATTAGTAAATGCTCTAGCTTTTACTTTTATTATGGGATTCTCAATTTTTGGAATTGCCCTTTGGAGACTCTCAGCGCTGACCTAATTATTTAATTTTTGCAAAGCATCAATTTTAGATTCTTTATTTTTAATTATTGTTATTAACCATTTAGAGGCTAGCCCCCTGGATATTGATCTGTTTTTTAGAAATCTACATATATATATGTGTAGATTTTTTTCGTTTTTGGAGTTAAATTTTTCTTCAAAATCTAATATTTCCTCCTCTGAGGTTCTTTTTCTTAGCTCATCAACTAAAGCATGACTAGAGGAATCATTAAATAAGTTTCCTATATTTAAGCTTAATGTCATTAATAATTTATGTCCCTACTAAAGAGGTAGCCATAAATTAAAATTTTAAAAACTAATTTATATTTTTTATTAACAATAAATTTAAAACTTAATCTTTTGGTTTAGCCAGGGGAAGCAAGCACTTATCTGAATCGCAACCTGCCGGCCCTGCTTCAGATAGTTCTCCAACATCATATTTATTGAGAGCATCAAAGAAATCATGATTAACTTTTCTATCTATTACTTTGTTTTGCAATGATATATATTCCTTTTTGCTGATTGGTTCAAAAGGCAATCTCGGAAAAGTTGCATTAGCACTAAATCGAGCAAGTAACGCCGCTGAAATATATCCTTCATTATTTTCTATCGCATTATGAATAGCCTTTGCTAAATCCTCGATTTCATCTTCTCTAAATTCTACAGTCGCTGAAGTATTATGCTCTGTGTAAAATTTCTGCACTTGCATATAAAAGTCAAATTGAGCTAATGCTGAGAAATTATTGATGTCTATTTGGTCAGCTCCTTCTATATTTGCCCAACTAACTTCTGTTGGAATTTCGACTAACCATTCTGTACATCTTGGATCGAATGGATTATCAAGTAAGCAACCGTTTTCATCTTTATCAGATTGAGATGGAACAACTGAGTAACCATAATCCATGCAAGCTAAAGCGATTGGATCATTTTTCCTGAAAGTTATTCTTCTAATGAATCTTTGTGCTTTTGGTGGATGCCATCCTGGGGCTGCTCCAGTTAAAAGACTTTTAGTCCCAGCTGGCTGAACTGTTGTGCATCGATTTGGTCTTCTTAGATTATGTTTGTCACAATATTCCCAGACAGTTTCTTTAACTATTTTTCTCCAAGAATCTAAAAATTTAGCTTCCTTCTCCTTGAAAGACTTTCCTTCATCGGTTTCAGGCCTTCCTGCTTCCCACCACTTCAACCATGGTGTACCAAAAGCATGGACACAAAAATCAAATAATCCAGTGAAACTTACCCCTACAATAGGGTCATATTCTCTACTTTTTCTGTAACGCTCAACTTCAAATTCATGATTAAGTAAGCATGCCACTGAAAGAGCTGCTGCCTTAAAAGCCTTTTTTTGTTCTTCAACATTTTTGGGATCAATCTGGTTTAAATGAACTTCAGCTAAATTGCAATGGAAATCATTTCCTAAGATCTCCCCGCAAGGGTTAAGTCCATATCTGCTCAGCCTGTGATCTAGCTCTTCTTCAGAGAATGGGCCATAACTACTATTTATCCAATTTCTAGCTTCATCTTTACCTTGTTCTGAGTAAATTTCGATAAATTCCTTTCTCAATTCATCATCTTTGAGAATATCTGCATTTGATCTTGCGATGGCCTCTGGAGCAAATTGAATAGCTCCCTCACCCGAATGAAATTGTTTAGTGACAGCATCTAAGACAGTTTGGTAAGAGGGTTTTGTATGGTAAACCCTAGTATGATTTGCCATTCTGAGGGCATCTTTTTCAGGATCTATTCTCCAATTACCATTCTCATCTTGACTCCATAGATTTTCTTTAGCCGATGCCGCTTCGTTATCATCTGAAGCAAATTGTCTCATGCCAGCACTTCTTCTAATATTGCCAGCGACTATGGTTACTGCTGCTTCATCAATTAATAAACAACACTCTACGGTACTTAATTTCCTTCCTATTGCTTTTCCAAGAAGGGACGCGACTCTGGAGTAGAGGTCTTTTAATTTAATAGGATTTGCCATGCCACCAAACCCTTTTAATGATTCTCCTGCAGGCCTAATATCTTCCAAATTAATATAAACATCAATTTCCCTTTCAAGACTTTCGTTACTTGATGCCTCAAGAAGATATTTATAACTATCTACCCAGCCTCTTCTGCTATCTCCAACTTTGATGAAAAGATCTTTTCCTTTGACTTCTAATGATGACTTCTCTTCTCTTTGATCTTTCGGAGTTAAACCAACTTCACTAACTGACTTTATATTTATTTTATTTATGACCGTGGGTAGTTTGTTTATAAAATGAGGCTCAATTATTGCACCTGTTCCACATCCCATCATTGCTAAGTCCATCATTAAAGCAAAGGCTTCCCAATCAATTAAGTTAGTTGAGGTGCAGTTATATGCTCCTGAGAAATTTTGGTTCTTATTAATCCAAGGAGTTCCACCAATCCATAACCATCTACCCGAAGGTTGGGCTTTTTGGTTACTTTGCATCTCCCTCATTAAGATCATTTCTTCATCAGAAAGTTTCCCTAATTGTTTTAATCCCGATAAATTTCTTTCACCTACTTCGCTCCAGTTCTCTCTTTTCCCAGAAGAAGTTTTTCTACTGTAAGATCTGAAAAAAACAGGATAAGCAGCTGGTGCAGTCTTTGGAAAATCATCTTTTTTAAGATTATTGGAATTGCTCTCTGAAGAAGCTCTATTTGGTGCAACAGTCACGATAAAAAAAGTTGTATGTGAATAACCCGTATTGGAAGAATAACTCTACCTGTGGCGTCTGCAACTATTCTTACCACTATTTAACGGTTTGTGTAAAATTATGTTTAATATGAAATTTTTGTTTAAGAAAGTATATGGAAAGAATACCTGAACCTGAATTAATGGAAAAAAAAGAGCAGGTCATTTCTTATGACGAAGCTGATTTTTCAGAAGGGGAACTTAATTTAATTAATCAAGTAAATGATTATCTTTTTAGAAAAAATATTTCTTTAGGCGAAAAAGATTTAATAGTTGATTTAGGGTGTGGCCCAGGAAATATTTCTGAGAAGTTAGCAATAAAATGGCCTAATACTGAAGTGGTTGGAATAGATGGTTCTAAAGAGATGATTTTGAGAGCGGAATATAACAAAGAGATTTCTATAAATAAAAAGAAATTAAATAATTTACGCTACTTATGTTCTGACATAAAAAAGATTAAATCAACTGATTTTTTACTTAAGAAAGAAATCAGTTTACTTGTAAGTAATAGTTTGATCCATCACATAACCTATCTTGAAGATTTCTTTAACACCATAAGAAGTTTGTCTAGCGATAGCACTGTAAATGTTCATAAGGATTTAAAAAGGCCAATAGATGAAAAGTCCGCTCTTGAACTCAAATTACAATGTTCAAAAAAATATAATGAGATTCTGACTGATGACTATTATGCATCTTTAAGAGCTTCTTACACTTTTAAAGAGTTAAAAAATTTCATCCAAGAGGATAATCTATCTTCTTTAGATGTGATTGAAGATGGCGATCAATATTTAATAGTCTATGGTAATGTTTAAGAACTAAGAGAAAATCCCTAATATTAATATAATGAGCTTAGGTACTAAAATTTTAAATAAAGATATTCTGAATGCAGTAAATAAAAGAAGAAATTTTGCAATTATCTCACATCCAGATGCTGGGAAAACAACACTTACTGAGAAGCTTCTTTTGTATGGAGGTGCCATTCAACAAGCGGGCGCAGTAAAGGCTAGGGGGAATCAGAGAAAAGCTACTTCAGACTGGATGGAACTTGAGAAACAAAGAGGTATTTCAATTACATCAACTGTACTGCAATTTGAATATGAAAGATCTGTAATAAATTTATTAGATACACCAGGTCACCAAGATTTCTCAGAAGACACTTATAGAACATTATCTGCTGCTGATAATGCAGTTATGTTGGAAGATGCTGCTAAAGGACTAGAACCTCAAACTAGAAAATTGTTTGAAGTTTGCAAAATGCGAAAAATACCAATTTTCACTTTCATAAATAAGATGGACAGACCAGGAAGAGAGCCATTTTCCTTACTTGATGAAATTGAATCAGAACTTGGACTAAATACTTTACCCATAAATTGGCCAATTGGGAGTGGCGAGGAATTTAGGGGAGTTATTGATAGATTTTCAAGAGAGGTGATTTTATTTGATAAGGCGGTAAGAGGGAAACAATCAAATGAGAATAGATTAAGTCTAGAAGATAAAAATTTATCAAAATATGTAGAGAAAGAGTTGCTTGAGATATCACTTGAAGAATTGGAGGTACTTGATGAGGCAGGATCGAAATTTGAAAAAGAAAAAGTTTTTAATGGCTCTTTAACTC
It includes:
- a CDS encoding DUF4278 domain-containing protein, translated to MTLIYRGQKYVQNKEVAKKQHNELTYRGKAYTS
- a CDS encoding RNA recognition motif-containing protein; translation: MTLSLNIGNLFNDSSSHALVDELRKRTSEEEILDFEEKFNSKNEKNLHIYICRFLKNRSISRGLASKWLITIIKNKESKIDALQKLNN
- the nrdJ gene encoding ribonucleoside-triphosphate reductase, adenosylcobalamin-dependent is translated as MTVAPNRASSESNSNNLKKDDFPKTAPAAYPVFFRSYSRKTSSGKRENWSEVGERNLSGLKQLGKLSDEEMILMREMQSNQKAQPSGRWLWIGGTPWINKNQNFSGAYNCTSTNLIDWEAFALMMDLAMMGCGTGAIIEPHFINKLPTVINKINIKSVSEVGLTPKDQREEKSSLEVKGKDLFIKVGDSRRGWVDSYKYLLEASSNESLEREIDVYINLEDIRPAGESLKGFGGMANPIKLKDLYSRVASLLGKAIGRKLSTVECCLLIDEAAVTIVAGNIRRSAGMRQFASDDNEAASAKENLWSQDENGNWRIDPEKDALRMANHTRVYHTKPSYQTVLDAVTKQFHSGEGAIQFAPEAIARSNADILKDDELRKEFIEIYSEQGKDEARNWINSSYGPFSEEELDHRLSRYGLNPCGEILGNDFHCNLAEVHLNQIDPKNVEEQKKAFKAAALSVACLLNHEFEVERYRKSREYDPIVGVSFTGLFDFCVHAFGTPWLKWWEAGRPETDEGKSFKEKEAKFLDSWRKIVKETVWEYCDKHNLRRPNRCTTVQPAGTKSLLTGAAPGWHPPKAQRFIRRITFRKNDPIALACMDYGYSVVPSQSDKDENGCLLDNPFDPRCTEWLVEIPTEVSWANIEGADQIDINNFSALAQFDFYMQVQKFYTEHNTSATVEFREDEIEDLAKAIHNAIENNEGYISAALLARFSANATFPRLPFEPISKKEYISLQNKVIDRKVNHDFFDALNKYDVGELSEAGPAGCDSDKCLLPLAKPKD
- a CDS encoding methyltransferase domain-containing protein; the protein is MERIPEPELMEKKEQVISYDEADFSEGELNLINQVNDYLFRKNISLGEKDLIVDLGCGPGNISEKLAIKWPNTEVVGIDGSKEMILRAEYNKEISINKKKLNNLRYLCSDIKKIKSTDFLLKKEISLLVSNSLIHHITYLEDFFNTIRSLSSDSTVNVHKDLKRPIDEKSALELKLQCSKKYNEILTDDYYASLRASYTFKELKNFIQEDNLSSLDVIEDGDQYLIVYGNV